The following coding sequences lie in one Pirellulales bacterium genomic window:
- a CDS encoding trypsin-like peptidase domain-containing protein produces the protein MDSFNNPAYSGQAATPQQDRRERPPNRLPWLLLLLLGVIVLAFLPVLLGQIEYARTKKEVQALQESLPELNLKSLSKAFSLVYRKVKPSVVHIDTRRELRAGRNGFAPFFGGRPNSLEEEGEASGCVVDADGYLLTNLHVVENATEITVTLDDGRTVTAEVVGVDPALDLAVLKIDASGLTPITWGDSDKLDVGEMVWAIGDPFGLDQTITAGIVSAKNRRDLGNSPLQEFLQTDVPINPGSSGGPLVDVNGDVVGINSAIFGRTYQGISFAIPSNVAKEVYEKIRANGKVIRGYLGVSLATITPELAGQLKVPAERTNGAVIMAVTGGSPAEKAGLEPGDIIVEWNGRPVNEDRELRLLIARTEIGTKVPVKLYRDGKEMMLDVDVVERPAQLQ, from the coding sequence ATGGATTCTTTCAATAATCCGGCTTACTCTGGGCAAGCCGCCACGCCGCAGCAGGACCGGCGGGAACGCCCGCCCAATCGGTTGCCGTGGTTACTGTTGTTGCTATTGGGCGTGATTGTGTTGGCCTTTTTGCCCGTGCTGTTGGGGCAAATTGAATACGCCCGGACGAAAAAAGAAGTGCAGGCTTTACAGGAGTCGCTGCCGGAACTGAATTTGAAATCGCTGAGCAAGGCCTTTTCGCTGGTCTACCGCAAGGTGAAGCCCAGCGTGGTGCACATTGATACGCGGCGTGAACTACGCGCCGGACGGAATGGGTTTGCGCCCTTTTTTGGAGGTCGGCCGAATTCCCTCGAGGAAGAAGGAGAGGCGTCAGGCTGCGTCGTGGATGCGGACGGATACCTGCTCACGAACTTGCACGTCGTGGAAAACGCCACGGAGATTACCGTCACGCTGGATGATGGACGGACGGTCACGGCGGAAGTGGTGGGAGTCGATCCGGCGCTGGATTTGGCGGTGCTGAAAATCGACGCATCGGGGTTAACTCCTATCACGTGGGGTGATAGCGACAAATTGGACGTGGGCGAAATGGTGTGGGCCATCGGCGATCCGTTTGGGTTGGATCAAACCATTACGGCGGGTATCGTCAGCGCCAAAAACCGGCGCGACTTGGGGAACAGCCCGCTGCAGGAATTTTTACAGACCGATGTGCCCATTAACCCGGGTTCCAGCGGCGGGCCGCTGGTGGATGTGAACGGCGATGTGGTGGGAATTAATTCGGCAATTTTCGGACGGACGTATCAGGGAATTAGCTTCGCCATTCCCAGCAACGTGGCCAAAGAGGTGTACGAAAAAATTCGGGCCAATGGCAAAGTGATCCGTGGATATTTGGGCGTGAGCCTGGCAACGATTACGCCCGAGCTGGCCGGGCAGTTGAAAGTGCCGGCCGAGCGAACCAATGGCGCGGTAATTATGGCCGTGACCGGCGGCTCGCCGGCGGAAAAAGCAGGACTGGAACCGGGCGATATTATCGTGGAATGGAACGGACGACCGGTGAACGAAGACCGGGAATTGCGGTTGTTAATTGCCCGCACGGAGATAGGAACTAAAGTGCCCGTGAAGTTATATCGCGATGGGAAAGAGATGATGTTGGATGTGGACGTGGTGGAGCGGCCGGCACAGTTGCAGTGA